From a region of the Geothrix sp. 21YS21S-2 genome:
- a CDS encoding S41 family peptidase, whose amino-acid sequence MRPNLCHALVLAPSLLLGQSDLPRFVTYPDIHGDEVVFTYEGDLWTGTVKGGPARRLTSHPGAEFAARFSPDGKWLAFTGQYDGGSNVYVMPAGGGTPRRLTWRGACTVQGWSPDGARVLFRAAVQGDCNPMTQIWSVDLQGHEPQALPLGKTAFQAAISPDGSKVLFNPTGSEDYFWKRYKGGLHAELWLEDVKAGTWRRVTDHPGKSAYPMWTAQGGVLFLSDRGEGGFSNLHTLDLATGAARALTSYKDFDVQWPATDGRKVVFVKGGFLHLLDPATGEARRLEITAPTDGWRFGPRTINAKDYIQSVRLAPGGKSLLLEARGELFSLPADAAGSARNLTLTPGVRERFPEISPDGKRVAYLSDASGEYDLYVRPAEGGPATRLATGLATTLYHLSWSPDGQKLMFGDKSFSLYVMDVATGRLERIDGSANLKNDEFTWEVADYAWAPDSTWIAYSYPEANRNNRIWLYNLKTKQKVALTDGFFDSLNPCFDLDGTTLYYLSYNNFHVRLDAGEMNAIEPNPVQVMAVGLRENGAGPFRIDVDGLGDRTALLPVKPGNIFHLKAGKGLVGYSTVEGWDDSVVEEVFRPRGQTKWQMHFFETGPKKETVLPDPVAEWGFSPDGASLYVRRADAVHAGPVQAVLASKALPERVNLDRLALTVVPREEWKQIFEDAWRWYRDFFYDANMHGRDWKADHDRYAQWLPQLTSREDLNWLLSQMVGDLCVSHTYVGGGDRGPAPAPGPVRAAGLLGADLAAEGGLYRFTRILGPTPYAPELKGPLAGKVKEGEYLIAIDGTPLKAPEAVYERLQVVPGQKVVLTVNTRPVAGGARTVEVEPISNEFPLRYERWIADNVATVEKLSGGQLGYLHLSAMGAPNIGQFDKFWRAFRYRKGIVVDVRGNHGGWTEYFMAAKLENHQVGFNVLRGMTPFRVPNTASDGRYVFLSNEQNGSDGEAFLSHVKARNLGPVVGVPSWGGLVGIINTQITLDGGRVEQSNNAFYGKEGKWWVENEGAIPDIRVENDPASFLAGHDRQLEVGVATLLKQLKENPTPAFPPVPAYPVK is encoded by the coding sequence ATGCGCCCCAACCTCTGCCACGCCCTCGTCCTGGCTCCCTCCCTCCTCCTGGGACAGAGCGACCTGCCCCGGTTCGTGACCTATCCCGACATCCACGGGGACGAGGTGGTCTTCACCTACGAGGGCGACCTCTGGACCGGCACCGTCAAGGGCGGGCCCGCCCGGAGGCTCACGAGCCATCCCGGCGCGGAGTTCGCGGCGCGCTTCAGCCCGGACGGGAAATGGCTGGCCTTCACCGGCCAGTATGACGGGGGCAGCAACGTGTACGTGATGCCCGCCGGAGGGGGTACGCCCCGGCGCCTCACCTGGCGCGGGGCGTGCACGGTCCAGGGCTGGTCTCCGGATGGGGCCCGGGTGCTCTTCCGGGCCGCGGTGCAGGGCGACTGCAACCCCATGACCCAGATCTGGTCGGTGGATCTCCAGGGCCACGAGCCCCAGGCCCTGCCGCTGGGCAAGACCGCATTCCAGGCCGCCATCTCCCCCGACGGATCGAAGGTGCTCTTCAACCCCACGGGCAGCGAGGACTACTTCTGGAAGCGGTACAAGGGCGGCCTGCACGCGGAGCTCTGGCTGGAGGACGTGAAGGCCGGCACCTGGCGGCGGGTCACCGATCATCCCGGGAAGAGCGCCTACCCCATGTGGACGGCCCAGGGCGGCGTCCTCTTCCTCTCCGACCGGGGCGAGGGGGGCTTCTCCAACCTCCACACCCTCGACCTGGCCACGGGGGCCGCCAGGGCGCTGACCTCCTACAAGGACTTCGACGTGCAGTGGCCGGCCACCGACGGGCGCAAGGTCGTCTTCGTCAAGGGGGGCTTCCTCCACCTTCTGGACCCCGCCACGGGTGAGGCCCGCCGCCTCGAGATCACGGCGCCCACCGACGGCTGGCGCTTCGGCCCCCGCACCATCAACGCCAAGGACTACATCCAGTCGGTGCGCCTGGCGCCCGGAGGGAAGAGCCTCCTCCTGGAAGCCCGGGGCGAGCTGTTCTCGCTTCCCGCCGACGCCGCCGGATCCGCCAGGAACCTCACCCTGACCCCCGGCGTCCGCGAGCGTTTCCCCGAGATCTCCCCGGACGGCAAGCGCGTCGCCTACCTTTCCGACGCCAGCGGCGAGTACGACCTCTACGTCCGCCCCGCCGAGGGGGGCCCCGCCACGCGCCTGGCCACGGGCCTGGCCACCACGCTCTACCACCTCTCCTGGAGCCCCGACGGCCAGAAGCTGATGTTCGGCGACAAGAGCTTCTCCCTCTACGTCATGGACGTGGCCACCGGCAGGCTCGAGCGCATCGACGGTTCCGCCAACCTCAAGAACGACGAGTTCACCTGGGAGGTGGCCGACTACGCCTGGGCCCCCGACTCCACCTGGATCGCCTACTCGTACCCCGAGGCCAACCGCAACAACCGCATCTGGCTCTACAACCTCAAGACGAAGCAGAAGGTCGCCCTCACCGACGGGTTCTTCGACTCCCTCAATCCCTGCTTCGACCTGGACGGGACCACCCTCTACTACCTGAGCTACAACAACTTCCATGTGCGCCTCGACGCCGGCGAGATGAACGCCATCGAGCCCAATCCGGTCCAGGTCATGGCCGTCGGCCTGCGGGAAAACGGGGCGGGCCCGTTCCGCATCGACGTGGACGGGCTCGGGGACCGCACCGCGCTGCTGCCCGTCAAGCCGGGCAACATCTTCCACCTCAAGGCCGGCAAGGGCCTCGTGGGCTATTCCACGGTGGAAGGCTGGGACGACTCCGTGGTGGAGGAGGTCTTCAGGCCCCGCGGCCAGACCAAATGGCAGATGCACTTCTTCGAGACCGGGCCGAAGAAGGAGACCGTCCTGCCCGACCCCGTCGCCGAGTGGGGCTTCTCCCCCGACGGCGCCAGCCTCTATGTGCGCAGGGCCGACGCCGTCCATGCCGGCCCCGTCCAGGCCGTCCTGGCCTCCAAGGCGCTTCCCGAGCGCGTCAACCTGGACCGGCTGGCCCTCACGGTGGTCCCCCGCGAGGAGTGGAAGCAGATCTTCGAGGACGCCTGGCGCTGGTACCGGGACTTCTTCTACGACGCCAACATGCACGGACGCGACTGGAAGGCCGACCATGACCGCTACGCCCAGTGGCTGCCCCAGCTCACCAGCCGGGAGGACCTCAACTGGCTGCTGAGCCAGATGGTGGGCGACCTGTGCGTGAGCCACACGTACGTGGGCGGGGGCGACCGCGGACCCGCCCCCGCCCCCGGCCCCGTGCGCGCCGCGGGCCTCCTGGGCGCGGACCTGGCGGCGGAGGGAGGCCTCTACCGCTTCACGCGGATCCTGGGCCCCACCCCCTACGCCCCTGAACTGAAGGGCCCCCTGGCCGGAAAGGTGAAGGAGGGCGAGTATCTCATCGCGATCGACGGCACGCCCCTCAAGGCCCCGGAGGCCGTCTACGAGCGCCTCCAGGTCGTGCCCGGCCAGAAGGTCGTGCTCACCGTCAACACCCGGCCCGTGGCCGGCGGAGCCCGGACCGTGGAGGTCGAGCCCATCTCCAACGAGTTCCCCCTGCGGTACGAACGCTGGATCGCCGACAACGTCGCCACCGTGGAGAAGCTCTCCGGGGGCCAGCTGGGCTACCTGCACCTGTCCGCCATGGGCGCGCCCAACATCGGCCAGTTCGACAAGTTCTGGCGCGCCTTCCGCTACCGCAAGGGCATCGTGGTGGACGTGCGCGGCAACCACGGGGGCTGGACCGAGTACTTCATGGCCGCCAAGCTGGAGAATCACCAGGTCGGCTTCAACGTCCTGCGCGGCATGACCCCCTTCCGGGTGCCCAATACCGCCTCCGACGGCCGCTACGTGTTCCTGAGCAACGAGCAGAACGGCAGCGACGGCGAGGCCTTCCTCAGCCACGTGAAGGCCCGCAACCTGGGCCCCGTCGTCGGCGTCCCCAGCTGGGGCGGCCTGGTGGGCATCATCAACACCCAGATCACCCTGGACGGCGGCCGCGTGGAGCAGTCCAACAACGCCTTCTACGGCAAGGAGGGCAAGTGGTGGGTGGAGAACGAGGGCGCCATCCCCGACATCCGCGTGGAGAACGACCCCGCCAGCTTCCTGGCCGGCCATGACCGGCAGCTGGAGGTGGGCGTGGCGACCCTCCTGAAGCAGCTCAAGGAGAACCCCACCCCCGCGTTCCCGCCGGTGCCGGCCTATCCCGTGAAATAA
- a CDS encoding YaiI/YqxD family protein: MIQIYVDADACPVKDEVFRVARRHGLTVHVVSNSRLNLPRDPLFKAVVVSGRFDAADDWIVEQAAAGDIAVTSDIPLADRCLKKGARVLDPKGRLFTEDSIVDAMASREISAFLRDMGELGTGPKPYAPADRSRFLGALENQIQALLKLERTRAPGRTLHD; the protein is encoded by the coding sequence TTGATCCAGATCTACGTCGACGCCGATGCCTGCCCCGTGAAGGACGAAGTGTTCAGGGTGGCCAGGCGGCACGGCCTGACGGTGCACGTGGTGTCCAACAGCCGCCTGAACCTGCCCCGGGACCCCCTGTTCAAGGCGGTGGTGGTGAGCGGGCGCTTCGACGCCGCCGACGACTGGATCGTGGAGCAGGCCGCGGCCGGCGACATCGCCGTCACCTCCGACATCCCGCTGGCGGACCGCTGCCTGAAGAAGGGGGCCCGGGTCCTGGATCCCAAGGGCCGCCTCTTCACCGAGGACTCCATCGTCGACGCGATGGCCAGCCGCGAGATCAGCGCCTTCCTGCGGGACATGGGCGAGCTCGGCACCGGTCCGAAACCCTACGCCCCCGCGGACCGCTCCCGGTTCCTGGGCGCCCTGGAGAACCAGATCCAGGCCCTGCTCAAGCTGGAGCGCACCCGCGCCCCCGGAAGGACCCTCCATGATTGA
- a CDS encoding ATP-binding protein has protein sequence MIARAASETLMRLARGFPIVAITGPRQSGKTTLAKAAFAGKAYLSLEDPDLRDLAESDPRGLLSRFPEGAILDEVQRAPNLFSYLQTQVDESLRPGSFVLTGSQQFGLLSGITQTLAGRVGLVQLLPFSMGELREAGRLPGDLDEFLLRGSYPPLHDRDLAPADWHGNYISTYVERDVRQLIALRDLSAFQRFIRLCAARVGQLLNLSSLAADCGVSHNTASAWLSVLEASYIVFLLRPHFSNFSKRLVKAPKLYFCDTGLAGWLLGIREPAQMAFHALRGSLFENLVVTDLLKARLNRGVPPDLHFWRDSRGLEVDLVVEKDGGIQPIEVKSGRTIATDAFDSLDRWNALAGRTGGASWLVYGGEAALRHGGVEVVPWKGLPELEASL, from the coding sequence ATGATCGCCCGTGCCGCCAGCGAAACCCTGATGCGCCTCGCAAGGGGGTTCCCTATCGTTGCCATTACGGGGCCCCGCCAGTCGGGCAAGACGACCCTCGCCAAGGCCGCCTTCGCCGGGAAGGCCTACCTCAGTCTGGAGGACCCGGATCTCCGGGACCTTGCCGAATCCGATCCCCGGGGCCTCCTTTCCCGGTTCCCGGAAGGCGCGATCCTCGACGAGGTCCAGCGGGCGCCGAACCTGTTTTCCTACCTCCAGACCCAGGTGGACGAGAGCCTTCGTCCCGGCTCCTTCGTCCTTACCGGCTCCCAGCAGTTCGGGCTGCTTTCCGGCATCACCCAGACCCTTGCGGGGCGGGTCGGCCTGGTGCAGCTGCTCCCCTTCTCCATGGGCGAGCTGAGGGAGGCCGGGCGGCTGCCCGGAGACTTGGACGAATTCCTGCTCCGCGGATCCTACCCTCCCCTTCATGACCGGGATCTGGCTCCGGCGGACTGGCATGGGAACTACATCAGCACCTACGTGGAACGGGATGTGCGCCAGCTCATCGCCTTGCGGGACCTCTCCGCCTTCCAGAGGTTCATCAGGCTGTGCGCCGCGAGGGTTGGGCAGTTGCTGAACCTTTCTTCGCTCGCCGCGGATTGCGGTGTCTCCCACAACACCGCCTCCGCCTGGCTTTCGGTTCTCGAGGCCAGCTACATCGTCTTCCTCCTCCGTCCCCACTTCTCGAATTTCAGCAAGAGGCTGGTCAAGGCGCCAAAACTCTATTTCTGCGACACAGGTCTGGCAGGGTGGCTCCTGGGCATCCGGGAGCCGGCCCAGATGGCCTTCCACGCCCTGCGGGGTTCCCTCTTCGAGAATCTCGTGGTGACGGATCTCCTGAAGGCGCGCCTGAACCGGGGGGTGCCTCCCGACCTTCACTTCTGGCGCGACAGCCGAGGGCTGGAGGTGGATCTGGTGGTGGAGAAGGACGGAGGAATCCAGCCCATCGAGGTCAAGTCGGGGCGTACGATCGCGACGGATGCCTTCGATTCCCTGGACCGCTGGAATGCGCTCGCGGGCAGGACGGGAGGAGCCTCCTGGCTCGTCTATGGAGGCGAGGCCGCCCTGCGCCACGGCGGCGTGGAGGTCGTGCCCTGGAAAGGCCTGCCCGAACTGGAGGCCAGCCTGTAG
- a CDS encoding exonuclease subunit SbcD, whose translation MRILHTSDWHLGRVLHEFPLLEDQRQVLGQLIAHCRAEPYDALLVAGDVFDRSLASEEAVRLWSGFLRDLRADCPDLPLLVIAGNHDSATRIAYAADALALAKIHVRGGPDALETPVEIRDAAGSRMQVWMIPFLWAGDCDGGGEDRRIRTQEETLAAAVERIRPLQDPGAVQVAMAHCFARGALASDSERVLVGTATDVEAALFASFDYAALGHLHRGQRVLDGVWYSGSPLPYSFSETGDAKAVLAVELAKGRPPAVTQLPLHPPHPLARLRGGLRELLEDPAFAAHADSFVEITLDPRDAGANPFALLKGRFPFLLHLCYLGPEAGEAAEGAPAAERAGDLLSDYRQFVADLGLEDDALERRTALAAVLAAELARRETA comes from the coding sequence ATGCGCATTCTCCACACTTCGGACTGGCACCTGGGCCGCGTCCTCCACGAGTTCCCGCTCCTGGAGGACCAGCGGCAGGTGCTTGGGCAGCTCATCGCGCACTGCAGGGCCGAGCCGTACGACGCGCTCCTCGTCGCGGGCGACGTCTTCGACCGAAGCCTCGCCTCGGAGGAGGCGGTGCGCCTCTGGAGCGGCTTCCTGCGCGACCTGCGCGCGGACTGTCCGGACCTGCCCCTCCTGGTCATCGCGGGCAACCACGACTCCGCCACCCGCATCGCCTACGCGGCCGACGCCCTGGCCCTGGCGAAGATCCACGTGCGGGGCGGCCCGGACGCCCTGGAGACCCCGGTGGAGATCCGGGACGCGGCGGGCTCCCGCATGCAGGTGTGGATGATCCCCTTCCTGTGGGCGGGGGACTGCGACGGCGGCGGCGAGGACCGGCGCATCCGCACCCAGGAGGAGACCCTGGCCGCGGCCGTGGAGCGAATCCGGCCCCTCCAGGACCCGGGGGCGGTGCAGGTGGCCATGGCCCACTGCTTCGCCCGGGGGGCCCTCGCCTCGGATTCCGAGCGGGTGCTGGTGGGCACCGCCACCGACGTGGAGGCCGCGCTCTTCGCGTCCTTCGACTACGCGGCCCTGGGGCACCTGCACCGGGGCCAGCGCGTGCTGGACGGGGTCTGGTACTCCGGCTCCCCCCTGCCCTACTCCTTCTCCGAGACCGGCGACGCCAAGGCCGTGCTCGCGGTGGAGCTCGCCAAGGGCCGGCCTCCCGCGGTCACGCAGCTCCCCCTCCACCCGCCCCACCCCCTCGCGCGCCTGCGGGGAGGCCTCCGGGAGCTCCTGGAGGACCCGGCCTTCGCCGCCCACGCGGACAGCTTCGTGGAGATCACCCTGGATCCCCGGGACGCCGGCGCCAACCCCTTCGCGCTCCTCAAGGGGCGGTTCCCGTTCCTGCTGCACCTGTGCTACCTCGGCCCCGAGGCCGGAGAGGCCGCGGAAGGCGCGCCCGCGGCGGAACGCGCCGGGGACCTCCTGTCCGACTACCGGCAGTTCGTGGCCGACCTGGGCCTGGAGGACGACGCGCTGGAGCGCCGCACCGCCCTGGCCGCGGTCCTCGCCGCCGAACTCGCCCGCCGGGAGACCGCATGA
- a CDS encoding AAA family ATPase, with protein MKPLRLTLQNFGPYAGEPVVVDFTHLDPLFLITGDTGAGKTSLFDGICYALYGAPLGTRTEASVRSKLAADGESTFAEFEFEVRGVRHLATRSPAWFEAKKKGAGFRKPEEIHNLKRWGEAGWVTLSSRKSEIDARVEAILGLTQDEFAKILVLPQGDFQRFLEMGTGEREAILEKLFPIKEHQRLAEYARRRAEEARNLKTELGLRLEEAQGGTHQDAAQAQTMEEELSGAAGAADAARDLALKLRDEAQREAQNARRAEAAFQEQASLRAGEQAYEDARAHREGLERERERARGAASCEPAVKAREDAGAALGKTEEACRKAGVDLEAARRERDGLQPDLDGAPERRSALMKLRDEQVLSLKRLDDLKAFGTVWREGARAAEAFAKATEGLEAAEAEVSKNQRGLEALEPVERDRGTLQEEWNSLAPLRTRLDRLQSDADVVRAWPGLETKLRAAVEGAETNARAAAERLRADVDRVEAARALREANLAAALATRLAPGSPCPVCGSADHPHPALPHPDLDPEALALEPPRVDAALMASDQKARSASDLAVSRLKEAGQRQGEALARLQEAGWPEIAAYDAARTNLTTIQTGLEVRLREKAHLLAGREDLRRRLREAETVRDTARNQREEALQADTAAREKRQALERSLGLAIEDPVKAWREAQTAHDARGLRIEELDGALADLDARREKADAALTSLTRLLEVRKEHLDQARAVLAAAQEAMETALAASGFASPGEQLQARREAARLLEIDAALGKAAEDRAVRLARLQTLDAELDGKARPDLEALDAAREEAAGAFTRAAAEAQAAAAALEAFRSRRSRVQQLQDELQAATEASADLIQLSAELDGANRRRMKFSSWALAWWLQRVLEHASRQLDLLSGGRYRFRLRTEVDDKRRSAGLEIDVHDAYANGTRSVRTLSGGEKFLASLSLALGLAEVIQSRSGGIELDALFIDEGFGSLDDETLEKAMRVLDKLGQGRMVGLISHVEAMKQAIDCQIRVRRQDGGSRVELVRVSR; from the coding sequence ATGAAGCCCCTGCGCCTGACCCTGCAGAACTTCGGCCCCTACGCCGGGGAGCCCGTGGTGGTGGATTTCACCCACCTGGACCCCCTCTTCCTCATCACCGGGGACACCGGGGCCGGCAAGACCTCGCTCTTCGACGGCATCTGCTACGCGCTGTACGGCGCCCCCCTGGGCACCCGCACCGAGGCCTCGGTGCGGTCCAAGCTCGCCGCGGACGGCGAGAGCACCTTCGCCGAGTTCGAATTCGAGGTGCGCGGGGTGCGCCACCTCGCCACCCGGTCCCCGGCGTGGTTCGAGGCGAAGAAGAAGGGCGCCGGCTTCCGGAAGCCCGAGGAGATCCACAACCTGAAGAGGTGGGGGGAGGCCGGCTGGGTGACCCTGTCCTCCCGGAAATCCGAGATCGACGCCCGGGTCGAGGCCATCCTGGGCCTCACCCAGGACGAGTTCGCCAAGATCCTCGTGCTCCCCCAGGGCGACTTCCAGCGGTTCCTGGAGATGGGCACCGGGGAGCGCGAGGCCATCCTCGAAAAGCTCTTCCCCATCAAGGAGCACCAGCGGCTCGCGGAGTACGCGCGCAGGCGGGCCGAAGAAGCCAGGAACCTCAAGACGGAGCTGGGCCTGCGCCTGGAGGAGGCCCAGGGCGGGACCCACCAGGACGCCGCCCAGGCCCAGACCATGGAGGAGGAGCTGAGCGGGGCCGCCGGCGCCGCCGACGCGGCCAGGGACCTGGCCCTGAAGCTGCGCGACGAGGCCCAGCGCGAGGCGCAGAACGCCCGGCGGGCGGAAGCCGCCTTCCAGGAGCAGGCGTCCCTCCGCGCCGGGGAGCAGGCCTACGAGGACGCCCGGGCCCACCGGGAGGGCTTGGAACGCGAACGGGAGCGGGCGCGGGGCGCCGCCTCCTGCGAGCCCGCCGTGAAGGCCCGGGAGGACGCCGGAGCGGCCCTGGGGAAGACCGAGGAGGCGTGCCGGAAGGCCGGCGTGGATCTGGAAGCGGCCCGGCGGGAACGGGACGGCCTCCAGCCGGACCTGGACGGCGCCCCGGAACGACGGTCCGCCCTGATGAAATTGCGCGACGAGCAGGTTCTGAGCCTCAAGCGGCTCGACGACCTGAAGGCGTTCGGCACGGTCTGGCGCGAAGGCGCCCGGGCCGCGGAGGCCTTCGCGAAGGCCACGGAGGGCCTCGAGGCGGCGGAAGCGGAGGTCTCGAAAAACCAGCGGGGGCTGGAGGCCCTCGAACCGGTGGAGCGGGACCGGGGGACCCTCCAGGAGGAATGGAACAGCCTCGCGCCCCTTCGCACCCGGCTGGACCGGCTGCAGTCCGACGCGGACGTGGTGCGCGCCTGGCCCGGCCTGGAAACGAAGCTGCGCGCGGCCGTGGAGGGCGCGGAAACGAACGCCCGCGCAGCCGCAGAGCGTCTGCGGGCGGACGTGGACCGGGTCGAAGCGGCCCGGGCGCTGCGCGAAGCCAACCTCGCCGCGGCCCTGGCCACCCGCCTCGCCCCGGGCTCCCCCTGCCCCGTTTGCGGCTCCGCCGACCACCCGCATCCGGCTTTGCCGCACCCGGATCTGGACCCGGAGGCCCTGGCCCTGGAACCGCCCCGCGTGGATGCGGCCCTGATGGCCTCGGACCAGAAGGCCCGTTCGGCGTCTGACCTGGCCGTCAGCCGTCTGAAGGAGGCCGGGCAACGCCAGGGCGAGGCCCTGGCTCGCCTGCAGGAGGCCGGCTGGCCCGAGATCGCCGCCTACGACGCCGCCCGGACCAACCTAACGACCATACAAACGGGGCTGGAGGTGCGGCTCCGGGAGAAGGCGCACCTTCTGGCGGGCCGCGAGGACCTCAGGCGCAGGCTGAGGGAAGCGGAAACCGTCCGGGACACCGCCCGGAACCAGCGCGAGGAGGCCCTGCAGGCCGACACCGCCGCCCGGGAGAAGCGCCAGGCCCTGGAGCGGAGCCTCGGCCTTGCCATCGAGGACCCGGTGAAGGCCTGGCGCGAGGCGCAAACGGCGCACGACGCCCGCGGGCTCCGCATCGAGGAGCTGGACGGGGCCCTGGCGGACCTGGACGCCCGGCGGGAGAAGGCCGACGCCGCCCTGACCAGCCTGACCCGGCTCCTGGAAGTCCGGAAGGAGCACCTCGACCAGGCCCGGGCGGTCCTGGCCGCGGCCCAGGAGGCCATGGAGACCGCCCTGGCGGCCTCCGGTTTCGCATCGCCCGGAGAGCAGCTCCAGGCCCGGCGCGAGGCGGCGAGGCTCCTCGAGATCGACGCCGCCCTGGGCAAGGCGGCCGAGGACCGCGCGGTCCGCCTGGCCCGCCTGCAGACCCTGGATGCCGAACTGGACGGCAAGGCCCGCCCCGACCTGGAGGCCCTGGACGCCGCCCGGGAGGAAGCCGCCGGGGCCTTCACCCGGGCCGCCGCCGAGGCGCAGGCGGCAGCCGCCGCCCTCGAGGCCTTCCGCTCGCGCCGGAGCCGCGTCCAGCAGCTCCAGGACGAGCTCCAGGCCGCCACCGAGGCCTCCGCCGACCTCATCCAGCTGTCGGCGGAACTGGACGGCGCCAACCGCCGGCGCATGAAGTTCTCCTCCTGGGCCCTGGCCTGGTGGCTGCAGCGGGTGCTGGAGCACGCCTCCCGCCAGCTGGACCTGCTCTCCGGGGGCCGCTACCGGTTCCGGCTGCGCACCGAGGTGGACGACAAGCGCCGCTCCGCGGGCCTGGAGATCGACGTGCACGACGCCTACGCCAACGGCACCCGCAGCGTGCGCACCCTGTCGGGCGGCGAGAAGTTCCTGGCCTCCCTGTCGCTGGCCCTGGGCCTGGCCGAGGTCATCCAGAGCCGCAGCGGCGGCATCGAGCTGGACGCCCTCTTCATCGACGAGGGCTTCGGCTCCCTGGACGACGAGACCCTGGAGAAGGCCATGCGGGTCCTGGACAAGCTCGGCCAGGGCCGGATGGTCGGCCTCATCAGCCACGTGGAGGCCATGAAGCAGGCCATCGACTGCCAGATCCGGGTGCGCAGGCAGGACGGGGGGAGCCGGGTGGAGCTGGTGCGGGTGTCCCGGTAG
- a CDS encoding methyl-accepting chemotaxis protein has translation MFLFKLLYQFLERTFFHSLLRKILGIMVPFFLLMLVLSVQLLRMAGALKAGAPPEALEALSRAQTLAVAVPLLALAVGAVAYLTFHLSVTVPLRQISSVIGAGDFSGDLKLDTHDEIRQLADAFNLFSGKVRDILNESKRLGLTIAVGSTRTFKLSADSAKGAQQQGELSERITRTSQEVEEAVREVALATSFIAASTMSNLDSAQSTRQELLEAEQGMAATNRRLTDFSELVARLKERSERISGVAQLIEGISDQTKLLALNATIEAAHAGNAGRGFAVVAEEVRKLSDRAREAAIEITRNLGNMLQDTESTSLGIAEISQDIQGTSALLGRASEHFGKLVGDFEDNTSQLSGATSAVEGISTTSEAIHGQSREILALSRDGAQRLEESTRLSSEMNRATEKLLELVSSFRTGDSELETVIAKAYRWRDAMQARIAALAGKGVDVFDRNYRPVPGTDPQKFVTGYTEVVAADLQPLFDEARKDLGSIYAVALDVNGYLAVHHSGVSDPMTGDPKVDLLKSRNMRLYFNVETEKRRSRNLEAFLFQTYMRDTGEILNDLSMPIHVGGKHWGALVMGFNPERFMQG, from the coding sequence ATGTTCCTGTTCAAGCTCCTCTACCAATTCCTGGAGAGGACCTTCTTCCATTCGCTCCTGCGCAAGATCCTCGGGATCATGGTTCCCTTTTTCCTGCTGATGCTGGTGCTCAGCGTCCAGCTGCTGCGCATGGCCGGTGCCCTGAAGGCCGGCGCCCCGCCTGAGGCCCTCGAGGCGCTGTCCCGGGCGCAGACGCTGGCCGTCGCGGTGCCCCTCCTGGCCCTGGCGGTGGGGGCCGTCGCCTACCTCACCTTCCACCTCTCGGTGACGGTGCCGCTGCGCCAGATCTCCTCGGTGATCGGGGCGGGGGATTTCTCCGGGGACCTGAAGCTGGACACCCACGACGAGATCCGCCAGCTGGCCGACGCCTTCAACCTGTTCTCGGGCAAGGTGCGCGACATCCTCAACGAGTCCAAGCGCCTGGGGCTCACCATCGCCGTGGGGTCAACCCGCACCTTCAAGCTCTCCGCCGATTCCGCCAAGGGAGCCCAGCAGCAGGGCGAGCTCTCCGAGCGCATCACCCGCACCAGCCAGGAGGTGGAGGAGGCCGTCCGCGAGGTGGCCCTGGCCACCTCCTTCATCGCCGCCTCGACCATGAGCAACCTGGATTCGGCCCAGTCCACCCGCCAGGAGCTGCTGGAGGCCGAGCAGGGCATGGCCGCCACCAACCGCCGGCTGACGGACTTCTCCGAGCTGGTGGCGAGGCTGAAGGAGCGCTCCGAGCGCATCAGCGGGGTGGCCCAGCTCATCGAGGGCATCTCCGACCAGACCAAGCTCCTGGCCCTCAACGCCACCATCGAGGCGGCCCACGCCGGCAACGCCGGGCGGGGCTTCGCCGTGGTGGCCGAGGAGGTGCGCAAGCTCTCCGACCGGGCCCGGGAGGCCGCCATCGAGATCACCCGGAACCTGGGGAACATGCTCCAGGACACCGAGAGCACGTCGCTGGGCATCGCCGAGATCAGCCAGGACATCCAGGGCACCTCCGCCCTCCTCGGCCGGGCCTCGGAGCACTTCGGCAAGCTCGTGGGGGACTTCGAGGACAACACCTCCCAGCTCAGCGGCGCCACCAGCGCCGTGGAGGGCATCTCCACCACCAGCGAGGCCATCCACGGCCAGTCCCGGGAGATCCTGGCGCTGAGCCGGGACGGGGCCCAGCGGCTCGAGGAGTCCACCCGGCTGTCCAGCGAGATGAACCGCGCCACGGAGAAGCTGCTGGAACTGGTGAGCAGCTTCCGCACCGGCGACAGCGAACTGGAGACGGTCATCGCCAAGGCCTACCGGTGGCGGGACGCCATGCAGGCCCGCATCGCCGCCCTGGCCGGGAAGGGCGTGGACGTCTTCGACCGGAACTACCGCCCCGTTCCCGGCACCGATCCCCAGAAGTTCGTCACCGGCTACACCGAGGTGGTGGCCGCCGACCTGCAGCCCCTCTTCGACGAGGCCCGCAAGGACCTGGGCTCCATCTACGCCGTGGCGCTGGACGTGAACGGGTACCTCGCCGTCCACCACTCCGGCGTCAGCGACCCCATGACCGGCGACCCCAAGGTCGATCTCCTGAAGAGCCGCAACATGAGGCTCTACTTCAACGTGGAGACGGAGAAGCGCCGCTCCCGGAACCTCGAGGCCTTCCTCTTCCAGACCTATATGCGCGACACGGGGGAGATCCTGAACGACCTGTCCATGCCCATCCACGTGGGGGGCAAGCACTGGGGGGCGCTGGTGATGGGGTTCAACCCCGAGCGGTTCATGCAGGGGTAG